The proteins below are encoded in one region of Pseudomonas entomophila L48:
- a CDS encoding DUF6482 family protein, which yields MNLHQLNTEARAGHVDELNLIAIEGGDYLLEARVKGRAHPLDDARGKRLRVHSVEDARQLLQSLPLLSMNLVHWSVQDEMCGLGTHPEEDLKVPISQRSAW from the coding sequence ATGAACCTGCATCAGCTCAATACCGAGGCCAGGGCCGGCCATGTCGACGAACTCAATCTGATCGCCATCGAAGGCGGTGACTACCTGCTCGAAGCCCGGGTCAAGGGCCGTGCTCACCCCCTGGACGATGCCCGTGGCAAGCGCCTACGCGTGCACTCGGTCGAAGATGCGCGGCAACTCCTGCAATCGCTTCCCCTGCTGTCGATGAACCTGGTGCACTGGTCCGTGCAGGACGAAATGTGCGGCCTGGGCACGCACCCGGAAGAAGACCTCAAGGTACCGATTTCCCAGCGTTCGGCCTGGTAG
- a CDS encoding FKBP-type peptidyl-prolyl cis-trans isomerase, protein MSELNLSTDETRVSYGIGRQLGGQLRDNPPPGVNLEAIVAGLTDAFNGADSRVSEADLSAAFKVIREVMQAEAAAKAEAAAAVGKEFLADNAKREGIVTLASGLQYEVLTAGEGAKPSREDNVRTHYHGTLIDGTVFDSSYERGQPAEFPVGGVIAGWTEALQLMNAGSKWRLYVPSELAYGAQGVGSIPPHSVLVFDVELLDVL, encoded by the coding sequence ATGTCCGAACTCAACCTGTCCACCGACGAAACCCGCGTCAGCTACGGCATCGGCCGCCAGCTGGGCGGCCAGCTGCGTGACAACCCGCCACCGGGCGTCAACCTGGAGGCCATCGTGGCCGGCCTGACCGACGCCTTCAACGGCGCCGACAGCCGTGTCAGCGAAGCCGACCTGTCGGCTGCCTTCAAAGTCATCCGCGAAGTGATGCAAGCCGAAGCCGCAGCCAAGGCTGAAGCCGCCGCTGCCGTTGGCAAGGAATTCCTGGCCGACAACGCCAAGCGTGAAGGCATCGTCACCCTGGCCTCGGGCCTGCAGTACGAAGTGCTGACCGCAGGCGAGGGCGCCAAGCCTTCGCGCGAAGACAACGTGCGCACCCACTACCACGGCACCCTGATCGACGGCACCGTGTTCGACAGCTCGTACGAGCGCGGCCAACCGGCTGAGTTCCCTGTCGGCGGCGTGATCGCTGGCTGGACCGAGGCCCTGCAGCTGATGAACGCCGGCAGCAAATGGCGCCTGTACGTGCCAAGCGAGCTGGCTTACGGCGCCCAAGGCGTTGGTAGCATCCCGCCGCACAGCGTACTGGTGTTCGACGTCGAGCTGCTCGACGTTCTGTAA
- a CDS encoding zinc ribbon domain-containing protein YjdM: MSTLPPCPQCNSEYTYEDGTQLICPECAHEWSANGEADAASDDVVKKDSVGNVLQDGDTVTVIKDLKVKGSSLVVKVGTKVKNIRLCDGDHDIDCKIDGIGAMKLKSEFVRKV; the protein is encoded by the coding sequence GTGAGCACTCTGCCACCCTGCCCCCAATGCAACTCCGAATACACCTACGAGGATGGCACCCAGCTGATCTGCCCCGAATGCGCCCACGAGTGGTCGGCCAATGGCGAAGCCGACGCCGCCAGCGATGACGTGGTGAAGAAGGATTCGGTCGGCAACGTCCTGCAGGACGGCGACACCGTCACCGTGATCAAGGACCTCAAGGTCAAGGGCTCATCCCTGGTGGTCAAGGTCGGTACCAAGGTCAAGAACATCCGCCTGTGCGATGGCGACCACGACATCGACTGCAAGATCGACGGCATCGGCGCGATGAAGCTGAAGTCCGAGTTCGTACGCAAGGTCTGA
- a CDS encoding polyprenyl synthetase family protein: MQPQTFYRAVADDFSAVDEIIKKQLTSRVPLVSKIGDYITSAGGKRLRPLLVLLCGKALGREGDDLRLLAATIEFLHTATLLHDDVVDMSGMRRGRSTANALWGNAPSVLVGDFLYSRSFEMMVELGSMPVMQILSKATRVIAEGEVLQLSRVRDASTTEEIYMDVIRGKTAMLFEASTHSAAALAGASDEQREALRTFGDHLGVAFQLVDDLLDYKGDSETLGKNVGDDLAEGKPTLPLIYAMREGTAEQAALVRQAIQKGGLEDLEQIRIAVEASGALAYTAQMARDYVARAIACLEVLPASEYRDALVELSEFAVARTH; this comes from the coding sequence ATGCAACCCCAAACCTTCTACCGCGCGGTAGCTGATGATTTCAGCGCCGTCGACGAGATCATCAAGAAGCAGCTGACCTCGCGCGTGCCGCTGGTATCGAAGATCGGCGACTATATCACGTCCGCCGGCGGCAAGCGCCTGCGCCCGCTGCTGGTGCTGCTGTGCGGCAAGGCCCTGGGCCGCGAAGGCGACGACCTGCGCCTGCTGGCGGCGACCATCGAGTTCCTGCACACCGCAACCTTGCTGCACGACGACGTGGTCGACATGTCCGGCATGCGCCGCGGCCGCTCCACCGCCAACGCCCTGTGGGGCAACGCCCCGAGCGTGCTGGTGGGCGACTTCCTCTATTCGCGCTCGTTCGAGATGATGGTCGAGCTGGGCTCGATGCCGGTCATGCAGATCCTCTCCAAGGCCACCCGCGTCATCGCCGAGGGTGAAGTGCTGCAGCTGTCGCGTGTGCGCGACGCCAGCACCACCGAGGAAATCTACATGGACGTCATCCGCGGCAAGACCGCGATGCTGTTCGAAGCCTCGACCCACAGCGCCGCCGCGCTGGCCGGCGCCAGCGACGAGCAGCGCGAGGCCCTGCGCACCTTCGGTGACCACCTGGGCGTGGCCTTCCAGCTGGTCGACGACCTGCTGGACTACAAGGGCGACTCGGAAACCCTGGGCAAGAACGTCGGCGACGACCTGGCCGAAGGCAAGCCGACCCTGCCACTGATCTACGCCATGCGCGAAGGCACCGCCGAGCAAGCGGCGCTGGTGCGCCAGGCGATCCAGAAGGGTGGCCTTGAGGACCTGGAGCAGATCCGCATCGCCGTCGAGGCTTCCGGCGCCCTGGCCTACACCGCGCAGATGGCCCGTGACTACGTCGCCCGCGCCATCGCCTGCCTGGAAGTGCTGCCGGCCAGCGAGTACCGGGATGCGCTGGTCGAGCTGAGCGAATTCGCGGTAGCACGTACGCACTAA
- the rplU gene encoding 50S ribosomal protein L21 yields MSYAVIVTGGKQYKVAEGEFLKIEKLEVATGESVTFDRVLLVANGDDVTIGAPVVAGAKVVAEVVSQGRHDKVRIIKFRRRKHHMKRMGHRQWFTEIKITGIQA; encoded by the coding sequence ATGTCTTACGCAGTAATCGTTACCGGCGGCAAGCAGTACAAAGTCGCTGAAGGTGAATTCCTCAAGATCGAGAAGCTGGAAGTCGCCACTGGCGAATCCGTGACTTTCGATCGCGTCCTGCTGGTCGCCAACGGTGACGACGTCACCATCGGTGCTCCAGTTGTTGCTGGCGCTAAAGTAGTGGCCGAAGTCGTTTCCCAAGGCCGCCACGACAAGGTTCGCATCATCAAGTTCCGTCGTCGTAAGCACCACATGAAGCGCATGGGCCACCGCCAGTGGTTCACCGAGATCAAAATCACCGGTATCCAGGCTTAA
- the rpmA gene encoding 50S ribosomal protein L27, translating to MAHKKAGGSTRNGRDSESKRLGVKMYGGQVIKPGNIIVRQRGTEFHAGYGVGMGKDHTLFAKIEGVIKFEKKGEFMRRYVSIVAA from the coding sequence ATGGCTCACAAGAAGGCTGGTGGTAGTACTCGTAACGGTCGCGACTCAGAATCTAAACGCCTTGGCGTGAAGATGTATGGCGGCCAGGTTATCAAGCCGGGCAACATCATCGTCCGTCAGCGCGGTACCGAATTCCACGCTGGCTACGGCGTTGGCATGGGCAAGGACCACACCTTGTTCGCCAAGATCGAAGGCGTGATCAAGTTCGAGAAAAAAGGCGAGTTCATGCGCCGTTACGTGAGCATCGTCGCCGCTTAA
- the cgtA gene encoding Obg family GTPase CgtA yields MKFVDEVSIRVKAGDGGNGCMSFRREKFIENGGPNGGDGGDGGSVYMVADENLNTLVDYRYTRHHEAQRGSNGGSTDCTGKKGDDLFLRVPVGTTVIDASTQEVIGDLITPGQKLMVAQGGWHGLGNTRFKSSTNRAPRQTTPGKPGDQRDLKMEMKVLADVGLLGLPNAGKSTFIRSVSAAKPKVADYPFTTLVPNLGVVSVDRWKSFVIADIPGLIEGASEGAGLGIRFLKHLARTRVLLHLVDLAPLDGSSPADAAEIIINELAQFSPALVDRERWLVLNKADMIMDDEKDERVKEVVERLNWEGPVYVISAIAKQGTEKLSHDLMRYLEDRADRLANDPAYAEELAELDQRIEDEARAQLQALDDARTLRRTGVKSVHDIGDDDDWDDFEDDEDGPEIIYVRD; encoded by the coding sequence ATGAAGTTTGTAGACGAAGTATCGATCCGGGTAAAAGCCGGTGATGGCGGCAACGGTTGCATGAGCTTCCGCCGCGAGAAATTCATCGAGAACGGTGGCCCCAACGGCGGTGACGGTGGCGACGGCGGCTCGGTGTACATGGTGGCCGACGAGAACCTCAACACCCTCGTCGACTATCGCTATACCCGCCACCATGAAGCCCAGCGCGGCTCCAACGGCGGCAGCACCGACTGCACCGGCAAGAAGGGCGATGACCTGTTCCTGCGCGTGCCGGTCGGCACCACCGTGATCGACGCCTCCACCCAGGAAGTCATCGGTGACCTGATCACCCCTGGCCAGAAGCTGATGGTCGCCCAAGGCGGCTGGCACGGCCTGGGCAACACCCGCTTCAAGTCCAGCACCAACCGTGCGCCGCGCCAGACCACGCCAGGCAAGCCGGGCGACCAGCGCGACCTGAAGATGGAAATGAAAGTGCTGGCCGACGTCGGCCTGCTGGGCTTGCCGAACGCCGGCAAGAGCACCTTCATCCGTTCGGTGTCGGCCGCCAAGCCGAAAGTCGCCGACTACCCGTTCACCACCCTGGTGCCCAACCTGGGCGTGGTCAGCGTCGACCGCTGGAAGAGCTTCGTCATCGCCGACATCCCCGGCCTGATCGAAGGCGCCTCCGAAGGTGCCGGCCTGGGTATCCGCTTCCTCAAGCACCTGGCCCGTACCCGCGTGCTGCTGCACCTGGTCGACCTGGCGCCGCTGGACGGCAGCAGCCCGGCCGATGCCGCCGAGATCATCATCAACGAGCTGGCGCAGTTCAGCCCGGCGCTGGTCGATCGTGAGCGCTGGCTGGTGTTGAACAAGGCCGACATGATCATGGACGACGAGAAGGATGAGCGCGTCAAGGAAGTGGTCGAGCGCCTGAACTGGGAAGGCCCGGTCTACGTGATCTCGGCCATCGCCAAGCAGGGCACCGAGAAGCTCAGCCACGACCTGATGCGTTACCTGGAAGACCGCGCCGACCGCCTGGCCAACGACCCGGCCTACGCCGAAGAGCTGGCCGAGCTCGACCAGCGCATCGAAGACGAGGCCCGTGCCCAGCTGCAGGCCCTGGACGACGCCCGCACCCTGCGCCGCACCGGCGTCAAGAGCGTGCACGACATCGGCGACGATGACGACTGGGATGATTTCGAGGACGACGAAGACGGCCCGGAAATCATTTACGTGCGCGACTGA
- the proB gene encoding glutamate 5-kinase: MRSKVTGAQRWVVKIGSALLTADGKGLDRGAMAVWVEQMVALREAGVELVLVSSGAVAAGMSQLGWTSRPSAMNELQAAASIGQMRLVQAWESSFGEHGKHTAQILLTHDDLSDRKRYLNARSTLRTLVDLGVVPVINENDTVVTDEIRFGDNDTLAALVANLVEADLLVILTDRDGMFDADPRNNPEAQLIYEARADDPALDAVAGGTGGALGRGGMQTKLRAARLAARSGAHTIIIGGRIERVLDRLKAGERLGTLLSPERGMLAARKQWLAGHLQTRGTLVLDDGAVKALRESNKSLLPVGVKTVQGSFRRGEMVVCVGQDGHEIARGLANYSALEAQKIIGQPSDAIESLLGYSAEPELVHRDNLVLV, translated from the coding sequence ATGCGAAGCAAGGTGACTGGCGCCCAGCGCTGGGTCGTGAAGATCGGCAGCGCGCTGCTGACCGCCGATGGCAAGGGGCTGGACCGCGGCGCCATGGCGGTGTGGGTCGAGCAGATGGTGGCCCTGCGCGAAGCGGGCGTGGAGCTGGTGCTGGTGTCCTCCGGGGCCGTGGCGGCTGGTATGAGCCAGCTGGGCTGGACCTCGCGACCGAGTGCGATGAACGAGTTGCAGGCCGCCGCTTCGATCGGCCAGATGCGCCTGGTCCAGGCCTGGGAGTCGAGCTTCGGCGAGCACGGCAAGCACACCGCGCAGATCCTGCTGACCCATGATGACCTCTCCGACCGCAAGCGCTACCTCAACGCGCGCAGCACCCTGCGCACGCTGGTCGACCTGGGCGTGGTGCCGGTGATCAACGAGAACGACACCGTGGTTACCGACGAGATCCGCTTCGGCGACAACGACACCCTGGCGGCCTTGGTGGCCAACCTGGTCGAGGCCGACCTGCTGGTGATTCTCACCGACCGCGATGGCATGTTCGACGCCGATCCGCGTAACAATCCCGAAGCCCAACTCATCTATGAAGCCCGTGCCGATGACCCGGCGCTGGATGCCGTGGCCGGTGGTACCGGTGGCGCCCTTGGGCGTGGCGGCATGCAGACCAAGCTGCGCGCGGCGCGCCTGGCTGCCCGTTCCGGTGCCCACACCATCATCATCGGTGGCCGTATCGAACGCGTGCTGGACCGCCTGAAGGCCGGCGAGCGCCTGGGCACCCTGCTGTCGCCCGAGCGCGGCATGCTCGCCGCGCGCAAGCAATGGCTGGCTGGCCACCTGCAGACCCGTGGCACCCTGGTGCTCGACGATGGTGCCGTGAAGGCGCTGCGCGAGTCGAACAAGAGCCTGCTGCCGGTGGGCGTGAAGACTGTCCAGGGCAGCTTCCGCCGTGGCGAGATGGTGGTCTGTGTCGGTCAGGACGGTCATGAGATCGCCCGTGGCCTGGCCAACTACAGCGCCCTGGAGGCGCAGAAGATCATCGGCCAGCCGTCTGATGCCATCGAGAGCCTGCTGGGCTACAGCGCCGAGCCTGAGCTGGTGCACCGCGACAACCTGGTCCTGGTCTGA
- a CDS encoding CreA family protein: MFAVAALMLPMLAGAEEIGQVSTVFKFVGPNDRIVVEAFDDPKVDGVTCYLSRAKTGGLKGGLGLAEDRAEASIACRQVGPIHFKGELKDGEEVFKERTSLVFKTMQVVRFLDKKRNTLVYLVYSDRVIEGSPQNAVTAIPILPWAQQ; encoded by the coding sequence ATGTTTGCCGTGGCGGCCTTGATGCTGCCGATGCTGGCCGGGGCCGAGGAGATCGGCCAGGTGTCCACCGTGTTCAAGTTCGTCGGGCCGAACGACCGGATCGTGGTCGAGGCGTTCGATGACCCGAAGGTCGATGGCGTGACCTGCTACCTGTCGCGGGCCAAGACCGGCGGCCTCAAAGGTGGGTTGGGGTTGGCGGAGGACCGTGCCGAGGCGTCGATTGCCTGCCGTCAGGTGGGGCCAATCCACTTCAAGGGTGAGTTGAAAGATGGCGAGGAGGTGTTCAAGGAGCGCACCTCGCTGGTGTTCAAGACCATGCAGGTGGTGCGGTTCCTCGACAAGAAGCGCAATACGCTGGTGTACCTGGTGTATAGCGACCGGGTGATCGAAGGTAGCCCGCAGAATGCGGTGACGGCGATTCCGATCTTGCCGTGGGCGCAGCAATAA
- the mksF gene encoding Mks condensin complex protein MksF, with protein MSQERYGIRRFALLNTAGYSLGLFPLEHPLSVYGANNLGKSASINALQFPILARMSDMSFGKYSLEQSRRFYFATDTSYILCELNLPHGPHVIGVVGRGPGGGFGHQFFAYQGELDLAHYQKDDTCLRQKELFTNLERNGLKAYELKPDELRRLLVGGHTSVPLDLTLIPLRSTSEQSLKTFRALFINLLHMREITAAKLKQLFLDAFEHSLRSGSVDYIAACEEAFRDVRRMEGDYNALVAAGPLVEALAGGVAQRDILRGKLHRISPLLDNLLGTWQDYAMARKEELVIQSEHYRGEQDRLQNDQRGGTQELMRLEREITGIQRWLGELSVLKHRFALVTDVKVLEQQLLAAKDAHDELAGALAQSRQFSAEDLDERVRDLEKRVKAVKQQLDHADNNSYARLREEFSQQDVDRLMRLFNGALFSLPLGDRGIELDESDVWVKTLEGVLDRFKGERFEVPGLSIDISHIDPPALQALADRAALRDQKERLEKELKQLKTQQAVALDRAASKAQTEALYQQVLDAQKALEDFRRTETLAAEEPEKMEQLGQLEAAQDELKRSSDAFTERVQQLSAKLQLVGRQIADLEAKQRTLEDALRRRQLLPADLPFGTPFMEAIDDSMDNLLPLLNDYQDSWQALQRVDNQIEALYAQVRLKGVAKFDSEDDMERRLQLLINAYSHRTEEALTLAKARRAAVTDIARTLRNIRSDYDSLEHQLALFNREINKRQVSNLESFRVVLAPNKEALKHIDQIIHSAGQYEEGETLSVFDLTQNADQDHKNEEAKEYLARLVAANHNQLGLKDLFELAFEITKINSQPVIHADIDGAASNGTTMTIKALTNMYLLLHLMDRDLAGRIRLPYYLDEAADIDERNQAALLETSQQLGFVPILASVKPQVSARVAIDLEGGSGPNGIYIDEADWKYISRRDEVKAIVREDEAEELA; from the coding sequence ATGAGCCAGGAACGCTACGGCATCCGCCGCTTCGCACTGCTCAACACCGCCGGCTACAGCCTCGGCCTGTTCCCCCTGGAACACCCGCTGTCGGTCTATGGCGCCAACAACCTGGGTAAATCGGCGTCGATCAACGCGCTGCAGTTCCCGATCCTGGCGCGCATGTCCGACATGAGCTTCGGCAAGTACAGCCTGGAGCAGTCGCGCCGTTTCTACTTCGCCACCGACACCAGCTACATCCTCTGCGAACTGAACCTGCCCCACGGCCCGCACGTGATCGGCGTGGTCGGCCGCGGCCCGGGTGGCGGCTTCGGCCACCAGTTCTTCGCCTACCAGGGCGAGCTGGACCTGGCCCACTACCAGAAAGACGACACCTGCCTGCGCCAGAAAGAGCTGTTCACCAACCTCGAGCGCAACGGCCTGAAGGCCTACGAGCTCAAGCCGGACGAACTGCGCCGGCTGCTGGTCGGCGGCCACACCTCGGTGCCACTGGACCTCACCCTGATCCCGCTGCGTTCGACCAGCGAGCAGAGCCTGAAGACCTTCCGCGCCCTGTTCATCAACCTGCTGCACATGCGCGAGATCACCGCCGCCAAGCTCAAGCAGCTGTTCCTCGACGCCTTCGAGCACAGCCTGCGTTCGGGCAGCGTCGACTACATCGCCGCCTGCGAAGAGGCCTTCCGCGACGTGCGTCGCATGGAAGGCGACTACAACGCCCTGGTGGCCGCAGGCCCGCTGGTCGAGGCCCTGGCCGGCGGCGTGGCCCAGCGTGACATCCTGCGCGGCAAGCTGCACCGCATCTCGCCCTTGCTCGACAACCTGCTGGGCACCTGGCAGGACTACGCCATGGCGCGCAAGGAAGAATTGGTCATTCAGTCCGAGCACTACCGCGGCGAGCAGGACCGCCTGCAGAACGACCAGCGCGGCGGCACCCAGGAGCTGATGCGCCTGGAGCGCGAGATCACCGGCATCCAGCGCTGGCTGGGCGAGCTGTCGGTGCTCAAGCACCGCTTCGCCCTGGTCACCGACGTCAAGGTGCTGGAACAGCAACTGCTGGCCGCCAAGGACGCCCACGACGAACTGGCCGGCGCCCTGGCCCAGTCGCGGCAGTTCTCCGCCGAAGACCTCGACGAGCGTGTGCGCGACCTGGAAAAACGCGTGAAGGCCGTCAAGCAGCAGCTCGACCATGCCGACAACAACAGCTACGCCCGCCTGCGCGAAGAGTTCTCGCAGCAGGACGTCGACCGCCTGATGCGCCTGTTCAACGGCGCACTGTTCAGCCTGCCGCTGGGCGACCGTGGCATCGAGCTGGACGAAAGCGACGTATGGGTGAAAACCCTCGAAGGCGTGCTCGACCGCTTCAAGGGTGAGCGTTTCGAAGTGCCGGGCCTGTCCATCGACATCTCGCACATCGACCCACCCGCGCTGCAGGCCCTGGCCGACCGCGCCGCCCTGCGCGACCAGAAAGAACGCCTGGAGAAAGAGCTCAAGCAGCTCAAGACCCAGCAGGCCGTGGCCCTCGACCGTGCCGCCAGCAAGGCGCAGACCGAAGCCCTGTACCAGCAGGTGCTGGATGCGCAGAAAGCGCTGGAAGACTTCCGCCGCACCGAGACCCTGGCCGCCGAAGAGCCGGAAAAAATGGAGCAGCTGGGCCAGCTGGAAGCCGCCCAGGACGAGCTCAAGCGCTCCAGCGACGCCTTCACCGAACGCGTCCAGCAACTGTCGGCCAAGCTGCAGCTGGTAGGCCGGCAGATCGCCGACCTGGAAGCCAAGCAGCGCACCCTGGAAGACGCCCTGCGCCGCCGCCAGCTGCTGCCGGCCGACCTGCCGTTCGGCACGCCGTTCATGGAAGCGATCGACGACTCCATGGACAACCTGCTGCCCCTGCTCAACGACTACCAGGACAGCTGGCAAGCCCTGCAGCGCGTGGACAACCAGATCGAGGCGCTGTACGCCCAGGTGCGCCTGAAAGGCGTGGCCAAGTTCGACAGCGAAGACGACATGGAGCGCCGCCTGCAGCTGCTGATCAACGCCTACTCGCACCGCACCGAGGAAGCGCTGACCCTGGCCAAGGCCCGTCGCGCCGCGGTCACCGACATCGCCCGGACCCTGCGCAACATCCGCAGCGACTACGACAGCCTCGAGCACCAACTGGCGCTGTTCAATCGCGAGATCAACAAACGCCAGGTGTCGAACCTGGAGAGCTTCCGCGTGGTGCTGGCACCGAACAAGGAAGCGCTCAAGCACATCGACCAGATCATCCACAGCGCCGGCCAGTACGAGGAAGGCGAGACGCTGTCGGTGTTCGACCTGACGCAAAACGCCGACCAGGACCACAAGAACGAAGAGGCCAAGGAGTACCTGGCGCGGCTGGTGGCGGCCAACCACAACCAGCTGGGCTTGAAGGACCTGTTCGAACTGGCCTTCGAGATCACCAAGATCAACAGCCAGCCGGTGATCCACGCCGACATCGACGGCGCCGCCTCCAACGGCACCACCATGACCATCAAGGCGCTGACCAACATGTACCTGTTGCTGCACCTGATGGACCGTGACCTGGCCGGGCGCATTCGCCTGCCGTACTACCTCGACGAGGCGGCAGACATCGACGAGCGCAACCAGGCGGCATTGCTGGAGACCAGCCAGCAGCTGGGCTTCGTGCCGATCCTGGCGAGCGTGAAGCCGCAGGTGTCGGCGCGGGTGGCGATCGACCTGGAAGGCGGCAGCGGGCCGAACGGCATCTACATCGACGAGGCGGACTGGAAGTACATCAGCCGTCGCGACGAGGTGAAGGCCATCGTGCGCGAGGATGAGGCCGAGGAATTGGCCTGA
- the mksE gene encoding Mks condensin complex protein MksE, with protein sequence MHLDLSELSQLAPIFRELFKGFHISRRDPELYAQLSNFQDQYRTLFKALGFELVCDTRGFYYFVPEQAAAQVNKTAQRLSLFTFILVEHLADQGRDPMAVLDGGSIGRDELPSLLDKYRDLFLQAEVQTVDELEEKIMRRMTQLGFAFEEGGIYRFMPPMHRFLDVCLSVQQDRDLAATLHSDLPLPVPVLVVEETPEELNRTDDPLDLTPFDGEESEEDALARAIREEQQEIDA encoded by the coding sequence ATGCATCTTGATCTTTCCGAACTGTCCCAGCTCGCGCCGATCTTCCGCGAGCTGTTCAAGGGCTTCCACATCAGCCGCCGCGACCCGGAGCTGTACGCCCAGCTGTCGAACTTCCAGGACCAGTACCGCACCCTGTTCAAGGCCCTCGGTTTCGAGCTGGTCTGCGACACCCGCGGCTTCTACTACTTCGTCCCGGAACAGGCCGCCGCGCAGGTCAACAAGACCGCCCAGCGCCTGTCGCTGTTCACCTTCATCCTGGTCGAGCACCTGGCCGACCAGGGCCGCGACCCGATGGCCGTGCTCGACGGCGGCAGCATCGGCCGCGACGAACTGCCATCGCTGCTGGACAAGTACCGCGACCTGTTCCTGCAAGCTGAAGTGCAGACGGTCGACGAGCTCGAAGAAAAGATCATGCGCCGCATGACCCAGCTGGGCTTCGCCTTCGAAGAAGGCGGCATCTACCGCTTCATGCCACCGATGCACCGCTTCCTCGACGTGTGCCTGTCGGTCCAGCAGGACCGCGACCTGGCCGCCACCCTGCACAGCGACCTGCCGCTGCCGGTGCCCGTGCTGGTGGTGGAAGAAACCCCCGAGGAACTCAACCGCACCGACGACCCGCTCGACCTCACGCCGTTCGATGGCGAGGAGAGCGAGGAGGACGCCCTGGCCCGGGCCATCCGCGAAGAGCAACAGGAGATTGACGCATGA
- the mksB gene encoding Mks condensin complex protein MksB, with product MIEPKRVLRALAEHWALIEPLCERFDQGTLSLVELRQQLARQQVESTPQDITQLLDVWIRLDILVPVAKSPNRFELNAQIHDFLAYLRREHRLGLCLEIEAYLRHLERLAGHIQDAFDNRDSDDLARQLRLLDMRVRDVLKKLDNDEQALVAVAERAKTSNRQIPLRQRYAEVLATWDEYVEPMIQLVNADGAFEQGVRKVETVLLRLLGEQARLGHLVDDDMLLRTHARILEMQTSAQLTLRHARELLLPLREEARRHNAVTRGAALALSVIRKKGIDAVPQAAMPLFTRPQSTFLGSASQVEAYVYALARFEPKPARFPKAHKTQKGPLPRAPRTVKEMLERCEDALPLPDLMVWLLEQEPEGATDELLYWFSRLSREKRFSRERLDRQQYLTREHLVSLRSFALTSSRDNKPATTTESTASPTHAS from the coding sequence ATGATCGAACCCAAGCGCGTCCTGCGCGCCCTAGCCGAACACTGGGCCCTGATCGAGCCGCTGTGCGAGCGCTTCGACCAGGGCACCCTGAGCCTGGTCGAGCTGCGCCAGCAGCTGGCCCGCCAGCAGGTGGAAAGCACCCCGCAGGACATCACCCAGCTGCTCGACGTGTGGATCCGCCTGGACATCCTGGTCCCGGTGGCCAAGAGCCCGAACCGCTTCGAGCTCAACGCCCAGATCCACGACTTCCTCGCCTACCTGCGCCGCGAGCACCGGCTGGGCCTGTGCCTGGAGATCGAGGCGTACCTGCGCCACCTGGAACGCCTGGCCGGGCATATCCAGGACGCCTTCGACAACCGCGACAGCGACGACCTGGCACGCCAGCTGCGCCTGCTCGACATGCGCGTGCGCGATGTACTGAAGAAGCTCGACAACGACGAACAGGCGCTGGTGGCCGTGGCCGAACGGGCCAAGACCAGCAACCGCCAGATCCCCCTGCGCCAGCGTTACGCCGAAGTCCTGGCGACCTGGGACGAATACGTCGAGCCGATGATCCAGCTGGTCAACGCCGACGGCGCCTTCGAGCAGGGCGTGCGCAAGGTCGAGACCGTGCTGCTGCGCCTGTTGGGCGAGCAGGCGCGCCTGGGCCACCTGGTCGACGACGACATGCTGCTGCGCACCCACGCGCGCATCCTCGAGATGCAGACCAGCGCCCAGCTCACCCTGCGCCACGCCCGCGAACTGCTGCTGCCGCTGCGTGAAGAAGCACGCCGACACAACGCCGTGACCCGTGGCGCGGCGCTGGCCTTGTCGGTGATCCGCAAGAAAGGCATCGACGCCGTGCCGCAGGCGGCCATGCCGCTGTTCACCCGCCCGCAGAGCACCTTCCTCGGCAGCGCCAGCCAGGTCGAAGCCTACGTCTATGCCCTGGCCCGCTTCGAGCCCAAGCCTGCGCGCTTCCCCAAGGCGCACAAGACGCAAAAGGGCCCGCTGCCCCGCGCCCCGCGCACGGTCAAGGAAATGCTCGAACGTTGCGAAGACGCCCTGCCGCTGCCGGACCTGATGGTCTGGCTGCTGGAGCAGGAGCCCGAAGGCGCCACCGACGAGCTGCTGTACTGGTTCTCGCGCCTGTCGCGCGAGAAGCGCTTCAGCCGCGAGCGCCTCGATCGCCAGCAATACCTCACCCGCGAACACCTGGTCAGCCTGCGCTCCTTCGCCCTGACTTCCAGCCGCGACAACAAGCCGGCGACCACGACCGAATCCACCGCGAGCCCCACCCATGCATCTTGA